The stretch of DNA GGGCGAGTTCCTCAAGATGCACGCGGTGCAGGCGCTGGCGCTGGAGACGGCCGAGGGCTACGCGGAGCTGCTCCACACCCAGCTGCGCAGCATGTGGGGTTTCCCCGACAAGCCGGACATGACCATGCTGGAGCGCTTCCGGGCGGAGTATGAGGGCAAGCGCTACTCGTTCGGCTACCCGGCGTGCCCCCGGCTGGAGGACCAGGCGGGGCTGTTCGCCGCACTGCGTCCAGAGGAGATCGGCGTGCAGCTGACCGACGGCTTCATGATGGAGCCGGAAGCGTCCGTGTCCGCCGTCGTCTTCCATCATCCTCAGGCGCACTACTTCTCGGTGACATAGACTTCCCCCATGAGCGCGCCCGACATCCGCCGTGCCGTCCAGTTGCTGCCCACCTGTGCCACCACCGGCGTGGGCAGCCTGCCCCACACGCAGGTGGAGCTGGGGCTCCAGGCCGCGCTGGCGCTGGAGATTCCCTTCTTGCCCCAGCTGCCGAGAAGGGATCCCGCCGAGTACATGATTCCCGCGGCCCTCGAAGGGTTGCCCGGCCTGCGCTTCGACGAGGACGGCATGTGCACCGTGAACCTCGCCGAGTGGGAGGCGGGGCGCACGGCGTTCGAGGCCAAGCTGGACGAGGCGCTGACCTCCGGACAGCTCGAGGACTTCGAGCCCACCACGGAGAGCTGCCATGCGTGGCGGCCCTTCCTCTGGGAGGTGGAGCACCGGAAGCTCGCCCTGGTGAAGGCGCAGATCGCCGGCCCCTTCACGGTGCGCGCGGTGGCGCTCACGAGCGAGGGCGGGGCGCCGCTGGACGTGCCGGGGCTGGACATCGCCATGTACCGGCTGGTGATGGCGCGCGCGCTGGCGATGGTGAAGGCGCTGCGGCGCGCGAACGCCACGCCGCTCTTCTTCCTGGATGAGCCCGGGCTCTATGCCTTCCAGCGCACGCAGCCCCGCCACCTGCTGGCGTTGCAGGAGCTGCGGTTGATGGTGCTGGCGCTGCGCCGGGAGGGCGCCCTGGTGGGCATCCACTGCTGCGGCAACACGGACTGGGCCGCGCTGTTGAACATCCAGCCGGATGTGCTCTCGCTGGATGTGCGCCTGTCGCTGGACGCGGTGCTGGAGGAGGCCGAGGCGCTGGCGCGCTTTCTCGACTCGGGGGCCACGCTGAGCCTGGGCATCATCCCCACGGACCTGGCGTCCACCTACAACGTGCAGGAGCTGACCGAGTCGGTGGAGGCCTCGCTGAAGGCGTCGCTGCCCAAGGGGCGGCGCTTCACCCAGGTGCTCTCCCACGTGCTGCTGACGCCCGCCTGCGGGCTGGCGATGCGCTCGGTGCCGGACATGGAGCGCATCATCGGAGAACTGAGGGCCGCTCAGCGCAGCCTGCATGAGACGCTGGACGCTGAGCGAGGCCCGGAGTTCTACGTCATCTGAAGGTGGTTACTGGCGGCCGAGCTTCAGCTCGCGCTCGGCCTGGTACCAGTCCTGCTCGTTGCTGCCGTGCTCGCCGCCCCGGGCCTGGTAGATTTCATAGGCGCGGCGGGCGATCTGCTCCTCGGTCGGAGCGCTGCGGACGGGCTCGGGCGCCGGCGTGGCCGCAGCCTTCGGAGCCTCCTTCAGTGCCTCCTTGGGCGCTGCCTTCTGGGGCTCTTTGCTGGGCGAATTCGACGCTTTGGCGTTTTGCCGGGCCACGGAACACTCCTGGTAGAGGGGTAAACGGCGCCACCATACGCTGCCGGGTCCGGGCTGGATCTGCCCTTTGGGACTTGGGTTATGGGGTGAACAGCGCCATCCCCCCAATGTTCATCGAGCGACATCGGGGAGCACGCCCTTCGCGAGCGCGGCGTCGAGCGCCCGCTGCATGGCGGTGCTCATGCCCAGCTCCGAGGCCTGGGCGGGCGTGCACCAGCGCAGCTCGTGGAATGCCGCGGCCCGCGACGGCCGCTGGGGACCGGTGACACGCAGCAGGTGCAGCGTGAGCGCGCGGTGGGTGAGCTGGCGCTTCACCGTGCCGAGCACGCCCTGGGCGGTGAGGGGGACTTCCAGGGCCTCCGAGAGGCGCGTGGCGGCCTCGGCCTCGGGTGCGCCGGGCGCCACCTCCACGGCGGGCAGCTCCCACAGCCCTCCGAAGAGCCCCTTCTCCGCGCGCCGGGCGAACAGGAGCGTGTCCCCATGGGGCCACACCGCGAGCGCGAGCGTCAGCAGCTTGGGGGTGGCGCGAACCTTGGCGGGGGGCAGCTCGGCGGTGCGGCCCGTCTGGTAGGCGAGGCAGGCCTCGCGCACGGGGCACAGCAGGCACAGGGGGCGTTCGGGGCGGCACACCGTCGCTCCGTGCTCCATGAGGGCCTGGTTGAAGTCCCCGGGCCGCTCGCCCTTCACCAGCGCACCGGCCAGGGCCCACAGGCGGGCCTCTCGCGCCCGGTCCCCAGGCAGGCCTTCCACCACGAAGAGGCGCGAGAGCACGCGCGCCACGTTGCCATCCACCAGGGGGGCCTCTTCCCCGAAGGCGATGGAGGCCACGGCCCCCGCCGTGTAGCGGCCAAAGCCGGGCAGGGTGAGCAGGGCCTTGGCGGTGGAGGGGAAGCGTCCGCCGAACTGGGCGGTGACTTCCTGGGCGGCGCGGTGGAGGTTGCGCGCCCGCGAGTAGTAGCCCAGGCCCTTCCACGCGGCGAGCACGTCCTCCAGCGGCGCCGCCGCCAGGGCCTGCACCGAGGGAAAGCGCGCGAGGAACCGCTCCCAGTAGGGGATGACGGTGGACACCTGCGTCTGCTGGAGCATGACCTCGCTGAGCCAGATGGCGTATGGCTCTTTCGTGCGGCGCCAGGGGAGATCCCTCTTCTGCCGGTCATACCAGGCCAGCAGGGGGGCCCGGATGGCGGCGAGCCGTCCGGCATCCAGCGCGGGGACATCCAGGGTCATGGCGGCGCGCACCTTACCTGGTTGGTTGTCCGTGGCGAAGGTTTCTCACCATGTCGGGTGGGCCCTCAAGGCCGCGGGCTTCACCACAGCCCGTGCGCTCGCAGCAGCTCTCCCACCGGGCGTGTGCCCTGCTGATACGCGGCGAAGAGCCGCCCGGCCAGCTCCCGGGGCGGGTTCTCCCAGCGGAGCCCCGGCCGGCAGGCCACGAGCGAGGTGTGGACGTCCTCGGCGGAGCGGAAGGAGACGTGCTCGGGCAGCAGCGGGTTCTGGCTGGTCAGGAAGGACTGCCGCGGGCCCAGCTCCCGGAGGCACGCCTCGGCCCAGCGGGGGTGCAGGCCACTGGGAAGCTCGTCGGCGATGACGAAGTCCTCGTGCACATCCAGGTAGTAGAGGAAGGACAGCAGCCGCTTCTGCCCGTACCCCAGTGCCTCCTGGGAGAGGGACGTGCCGTCCGGCCGGGTGAAGAGGAAGGTGAACTGGCCAAAGCCCACCCGTCCTCCGTTCTCGTACGTGCGCTTGTCCAGCACTTCCACCCGGAGCAGCCCCGAGGTGAAGCCCGCCAGGGCCACGAACTTCGCCAGGAAGCTCTGGGCAAGCTCGTCGTGGCGGAACTCGAGCGCATCGGCCAGGGGCCCCCGCTCCACGTGGTGGCGCAGCCAGCCGGGCATCCACGTGGGCAGGGCCATCAGCCCCAGGGGAAACACCTCGTCGTTGCGCATCTCCAGGGCGAAGCGGCTGTCGCCAATCCGGGTGAAGGTCCCCAGCGATTCATCGAACCGCCAGGGGGCCAGCAGGAAGGTGCGGCGCAGGAACTCCTTGAGCCGGTCCTTCAGCTCCCGCTCCAGGTACTGGGCCGTCATGAACAGCAGCGTCCACACGGAGCGGTCCAGCGGGGACCAGTCCATGGTCCGCGCGTACGCGGACTGGCCATCCACCTCGCAGAAGAGCCCCGAGGCGGTGGCGCGCATCCGAAGCGAGCAGGCAGGCGCGTCGAGCCGCAGCGTCGCCTCCAGCAGGGGCTCCAGGGCGCGCGAGGCCCGGGGGGCCTGGCGCAGCACCAGGGCCGCCGGATCCGCAGGGGCGCCGCCCGCCGCGTTCCGGGCCACGATGTCCAGCGCCAGGCCCGGCATCGTCAGCCCGTATTCCAGGGAAAACTCTTCGTGCAGGAGCGCCGAGAAGTCGGAGATGAGGACGGCGGAGATCAGCTCCAGCAGCGCCGTCCGGCCGGTGCCGTTCTGTCCCACGAAGAGGTTGAGCGACGGGCCGAAGACGAGCTCGGTGCCCGGGGGCACGGCCCGGTACTGGTGGACCTTGAGGCGCGTGAGCTTCATGGCGTCTCACGGAGAGTACCGGTTTGCCTGGCCACATTCGCTTGATTCCTCGCCCGCCCCATTTCTTGCCGGCCGGCCGGGCGCTTAGGATGCTGCCGCGAATGCGGCGCCCCCCCCTCAGCAACGACTTCTCCTGGTCCAAGAGCCGCCACGAGAAGTTCAACGAATGCCTGCGCTTGTACTACTTCCACTACTACCGCTCCTGGGGCGGGTGGGAGGCGGACGCGCCCCAGGACATCCGCGAGCTGTACGTGCTCAAGAAGCTGAGCAACCGCTACACGTGGGCGGGCAGCGTGGTGCACGAGTCCCTCAAGGATGCGCTGCTGGACTGGCGCGCCGGGCGGCCGGTGGAGCCTCAGGCGGTGGAGGCCCGGACGCACCGGCTGATGCAGGACGACTTCCGCCACTCCAGCAAGAAGGCCTACTGGACGCAGAAGTACCGCAAGCCCTTCACCGGCCTGGTGGAGCACGAGTACGCGGAGGCCATCCCCAGCGAGACGTGGAAGCAGAACTGGGAGACGGTGCGCGCGGCGCTGGCCTGGTTCTTCGCCTCCCGGTGGCCCATCCTGGCGCGCGCGCTCAAGCCGGCGCAGTGGCTGGAGGTGGACGCGGGCGCTGACTTCTCCAGCTTCTCCCTGGAGGGGGTGAAGGTGTTCGCCATCCCCGACTTCGCCTACGTGGACGAGGACGGCCGGCCCGTGGTGGTGGACTGGAAGACGGGCAAGGTGCGCGAGGGGTATGACGACCAGGTGCTGGGCTATGCGCTCTACCTCTCCCAGCGCTACAAGTTCCCCGTGGAGAAGGTGCGCGCCTCGCTGGTGTACCTGAACGAGGGGCTGGAGCAGGAAGTCCAGGTGGACCCGTCGGCCGTCGACGCCTTCAAGGAGCGCTTCCTCCAGAGCGTCGCGGGCATGCGGGCCCTGCTGAAGGAGCCCGCGCACAACACGCCCCGGGAGGCCGAGGCGTTCCCGATGACGGAGAACCTGGCGGTGTGCGTGCGCTGTGCCTTCCGGCGGGCCTGCCAGCGCGAGGACCTGGCGGCGGCGCCGCCCCGGGTGGCCTGAGCGCGGGGCGCTTAGCGGGCGGAGGCCAGCCGGCGCACCACCACTCCCGCGGCATTCATGCCGAAGGCGGAGGTGACGAAGACGGCGCTGCCGTCAATCTGGGTCCGGTGGTCGCAGGTGTGGAAGTCGTTGTCCTGCGGGCAGACGCACAGGAAGCCATCGGTGGCGTCGTCATACCGGAGGGCCACCGGCTGGCGGCGCACCTCGATGGAGTAGACGGCGGTGATGCCCGTGTGCCGGTCCGTCTCCACCCCGTGCTTGCGCTTGAGGAGCTTGCGGATGTCCTTGGCGAACGGGTCCATGTGGGTCTCGCACAGGTCCTCCACGCGGATGGCCGTGGGGTCCAACCGGCCTGCGGCGCCCATGGAGCTGACCACGGGGATGCCCAGGGTGACGCAGCGGTGGAGCAGGTGCAGCTTGGCCTTCACGTTGTCGATGGCGTCCACCACGAAGTCGTAGCGCCCCGGGGGCAGCATCTGCTCGGCGGTCTCCGCGCGGTAGAAGTCGCGCACCGCCTCCACCTGGACGTCCGGGTTGATGTCCCGGCAGCGCTGCACCATCAGCTCCGCCTTGGACTTGCCCACGCCCTTCACCGTCGCGTGGAGCTGGCGGTTGGTGTTGGTGACGCACACGTCGTCATGGTCCACCAGCGTGAGGTGGCCGATGCCGCTGCGCACCAGCCCCTCCACCGCGTAGCTGCCCACGCCGCCCACCCCTAAGACGACCACCCGTGCCGCGGCCAGCCGCTCCATCGCCGGGTCGCCCAGCAGGCGTCCCGTCCGGTCGAACCGGCGGGAGAGCTTGAAGGGGCGGGCCAGGGGGGACGCGGGCGCCTCCGAGGGCAGGGCCGGAGACGGGGCAGGGGCGGGGGTGACGGTGGGCTGCGTGCTCATGGAACTCCTCTATAGCGCGACCGCCCGCCTACCGCGAAGCCGGGGGAAATGCTTCCCGGAAGAGCTTGCGGGCATTGAGGGCCGTCCGCTCGGCGAGCACTTCGGCGGGCTCTCCCAGCACGCGGGCCATCCCCTCGATGATGCGGGGCAGGTAGCCCGGCTCCGAGCGCTGCCCCCGGTGCGGGGTGGGGGCCTGGTCCGGCGAGTCCGTCTCCGCGACGAGCCGCTCCGGGGGGATGACGCGCAGGGCATCCAGCGGCTTTCGCGCCTCGGCCCAGGTGACGGGGCCCGCGAAGGAGAAGTGGCATCCCTTCTGGATGTAGAAGCGCGCCAGCTCCGCGCCCCCGCTGTAGCTGTGCATGAGCACCCCGGCCTCGGGGAAGGGCTCCTCCTTGAGGAAGGCGATGAGGGCCGGGTGCGCCCGGTGGCAGTGCATCAGCACGGGCAGCCCATGCTTGCGCGCCAGGGCCATGTGCCCGCGCAGCACCGCGAGCTGCCGCTCCATTGGCGCGCCCGGAAGGGACGGGCCGTCGAGCCCGCACTCTCCCACGGCCACGGCGCCGCCCCGGGCGAGCAAGGCATCCAGGCGCTCCAGGTGCTCCGCGTCCTGGTGGGCGGGCAACTCCGGGAGCAGCTGCGGGTGGATGCCCAGCCCCACCTGGATGCGCGGCTCCTGGCGGGGCAGCTCCAGCAGGGGCTCCCACGTGTCCGGGCCCACCGCGGGAATCACGATGCCCTGGAGGCCCGCGGCCCAGGCGCGCGTGAGGACCTCGGAGCGGTCGGGCTCGAACCGCGAGGCGTCGAGATGGCAGTGGGTGTCGATCATCGGAAACGAGGCACGGGGGGCCGTTCAATGAGGAACAGGGAAGACGTTGGGAACGCATCAGCGCGCGGTCAACGTCCCCGCGCCCGGAAACCCCCACGCTATACGCCCCCTTTGGTTTCAGGAGGGTCATGATGAAACGCGCGCGGATGAGTTTGCTGTGCAGTGCACTTCTGGTGGCACTGACGGGGTGTGGGGACGAGTGCAAGGAGCCATCCGACTGCACCGACGACAAGGGCAGTCCTGCGGAGGGCAAGCGCTGGGTCTGCGAGAGCAACGAGTGCGTCGAGCGGGATGAGACCGGGCCGGCGCCCGGACCGGGCGACGGCGGCACGGACGGAGGCCCCACGGATGGAGGCCCCACGGATGGCGGGGACCCCACGGATGGTGGCGACCCCGGTCCCGGGGATGGAGGCACCCCGGATGGCGGCGGCATGACGGTCGGCAAGGGTGGGGCGTGCACCACGTCCATGGAGTGCATGGCGGGCCTTCGCTGCGAGGGCACCGCGGGTGCCCAGACGTGCCAGGCCCTGCACGTGGCGGTGACCAGCGCGGGCACGGCGGTCACCACCCAGGTGACGGCGGTGCGCCATGACGACACCACCACGGCGCCCGCCGTGCTGAGCGAGGCCGCGGCGGAGCCCAGCCGGTACCCCCGATGGAATGCGAACGGCTCGGCCGTCGCGTTCGTGGAAGGGGCCGAGGGCGTGGGCACCTCGCGCCTCGTGTCCCGCGCGCTTCCGCTCACCGCGGGGCAGACCACCGTGCTGACGGAGGGCACGGCGGTGGGGACCGAGGACTTCCCGCAGCTGGAGTGGTGGCCGTCCACCAGCCTCGTGTGGACGAAGCGGGCCGGGGCGAGCTCCTCGGGCCTCTGGACGGTTCCGGGCGCGGGCGGCACCGCCACGGAGCTGACGGGCAACGGCGTGTTCCCGTCCTGGGCGCGCAATGGCACGAGCCTCGCGTACAGCACGCGCGCGGATGGGTTGTTGACGCTGGCGGCGGCGGGACAGCTCGGGGTGCAGATTACCGGGGGCGCGGGCGGCGAGCAGCCGCTCTACAACCAGGCCAATGACTGGGTGCTCTACTCCAAGGAGAACGGCATGGACGCCGCGCTCGGCCCCCTCTACGAAATCTTTACGATCTCTCCCACGGGCGGCACCATCCACCCCATCGCCAACAAGACCTCGGAGCCGACCAGCGGTGGCTCGGTGGACTCGTTCATCGCCAACCCCACCTGGGCGCCGGATGGCACCTGGGTGGCGTACGTGCGCACCTACTTCTCCAAGCCTTCGGATGGCAGCGCCTCCGCCCTGTGTGGCTCGGCGGCCGCCACGCAGTGCCCGGGCCGGGATGCGAACGTCGTCTTCCTGCAGAAGATCAACCCGGAGACGGGCGCGGCGGACGGCACCGCGGTGCAGCTCGTGACCGGTGGCACGCTCCCCTCGTTCTCGCCGGACGGCCGGTTCATCGCCTACGTCCGGGCCAGGCGCCTGCAGATCCAGCAGCTCAACCCCGCGGACGGTACCGCCGTGGGCGCCGTCGTCTCGCACACGCTGGGCACGGACGTGCAGACCAACCGCGGTGACGACAACCGCCCGCGCTGGCAGCCGCGCTAGGCCCACGTCCCGGCGCTGAAGGAAGCACCTTGGGCCCGCGTTCCCTTCATCGGGGGACGCGGGCCCTCTTGTGCCTACCTCCCCCAGGGCCGGGGCTTGTCAGGCGATCCGGATCCGCGTAGGAGGGCGCCCGCTGCGGCTTGGAGCCGCGCGCCTCCCGGAGGACACGGATGAAGCTTCTGCCCTCGCTCTGCTTGCTGGCTTTCGTGGGGTGTGCCACCGCCCCGGCGCCGAAGACCCTGCGGCTCTCGGAGAACGGTGGGGCACACGCGCACGGCCCCGGACAGGACGTGGAGCCGGTGCGTGTGGAGACGCGTGCGGGGACCTTTCTGGTCAACCCGTTGCACGCGGAAGACTTCGCGAAGGCGCTGGCCGGGGAGCCGACCCCGACGCGCTTCTACGCGGGTACGGACCTGTAACGCCTGCTCAGGGTGCTACGGCACCACGACGATGCGGCGGCCCAGGGCCTTGGAGAGCTGGGGCGAGGTGACGACCTTCAGCACCTCGGCCATCTCACCGCCGGCCGTATCGAACGCCGCCGCGATCAGCTCCCCGAGCGTCAGCGGGGCCGCCTTCTTCTGGGACGGCTTCATCCGCTGGACGGACCGCCGCAATGCCGGCATCACCCGCCGGCCCTGTCGCCTGACCGAACCACCCATCTTCGCTGTCGTCGTCTTGGCCATGGTGCTCCTCCCCACCCGCTGGGTGTGGTTGCTCACCGAGTGATGGCCATTTTATAAGCAAGCGGTGAGCCAAGCGCTCGTCTCAATCGCGTGAACAGGATTTCGCGGGGTTAGCGGAGGGCTTGGGGGCTGCCACCGTGGAAATTTTGCCCCAGGGGCCCTCAACCGCGTCAGGGGTGCCTCATTTGGTTCCATTTTTCGTACATCCATCACCCCGGAGTTCAACGTTCCGTTCAATGGTGGGCCGGGCGGACACGGGGCGCTTGGGGGAAAGGCGGCAGCAGCCATGAACGTTCAGGTTCTCTTTCACGACCACTGTTTCGATGGGGCCGCGAGCGCGGCGGTGTTCACCCGCTTCTACCGGGAGAAGGTGCGCGCGGATGCCACCTTCACGTACCAAGGGCTGGCGCACAAACCGGGGGCGGAGGGCATCGACCCGGCGGTCTTCACGGGGGCGGAGAACGTCATCGTCGACTTCCGCTACAGCCAGGACGCGCGGCTGACGTGGTGGTTCGACCACCATGTCTCCGCCTTCCAGCAGCCCGGGGACGAGGCGCACTTCCAGGCGGACACGAGCGGCCGCAAGTTCCACGACGCCCACCGCAAGAGCTGCACGAAGTACCTGGCGGACGTGGCTCGGGAGCGCTTCGGCTGGGATGCCTCGCCGCTGGCGGACCTCATCCACTGGGCGGAGCTCATCGACGGGGCGCAGTTTCCGAGCCCGCAGATGGCGGTGGCGCTCGAGGAGCCCGCGCTGCGCATCATGACGGTGCTGGAGTCCGCCAAGTCCCCGGACCTGATTCCGGAGGTCATCCGGCGCATGCAGCACGAGTCCCTGGCGGACATCGCCGCCTCGCCGCTCATCGCCGAGCCGCTGGCGCCGCTGCTGGAGCGGCACATGCTGAACATGGAGCAGGTGCGGGCCAAGGCGCGCTACGAGCAGGGCGTGGTGTTCTTCGACCTGGCGGACGAGGGCGTGGACAGCCTGAACAAGTTCATCGCCTACGCGCTCTACCCCGAGGCCCGCTACACCCTGTGGGTGGGCCAGGGCCCCAAGCGGGCCAAGGTGTCGCTGGGCTCGAACCCGTGGAAGCCCGAGCTGCGGCGGCATGACCTGGCGGCCATCGCCTCGCGCTACGGCGGGGGCGGCCACCCGGTGGTGGCCGCGGTGAGCTTCAAGCCGGGCGAGCTGGACAAGGCGCGCAGCGCCTACCGGGAGATCCTCGCCGAGCTCTCCGCCTGAGCGCCTTCAGCGCGCCGTCTCGAAGAACGTGAAGCCCGCGGTGCGCAGCATCCGCACCACGGTGAGCATGGGCAGCCCCTGCACGTTGGTCCGGTCCCCGTCGAGGTGGGACAGCAGGGCCTGCCCGGCCCCCTCGATGCGGTAGCTGCCCGCGCAGCCCTGCCACTCGCCGAGCCCCAGGTAGCGCTCCAGCTCCTCGGGGGTGGCGGGATAGAAGGTGAGCCGGGACACCTCCAGGTTCTGGGCGAGGTGGCCCCCAGGGCCCAACAGACACACCCCGGTGCAGATGTCGTGGGTCCGCCCGAGCAGCTTGCCGAGTTGCTTGCGCGCGGCACCCACGTCCGGCGGCTTGGAGAGAACCTCTCCCTCCACCTCCACGAGCTGGTCGGCGCCCAGGATCCAGGCCTCGGGATGACGCGCCTGGACGGCGCGGGCCTTGCGCGCGGCGAGCTCCTGGACGGCTTCGCGGGCCGAGAGGGTGGGGGCCACGTCCTCGTCCACGCCCGGGGCTTCGGCCACGTAGGGCAGGCCCAGCCCATCCATCAGGGCCCGGCGCGCGCTGGACGTCGAGGCAAGAATCAGAGGTCTCATGCGACGCACCCTAGACCAGGAGATGCATGCCTGCTGCGCCCTGCGGCCAGGCAGGCGGGCGGGACGTTTCTTTCCGGGCATGGGGGGGATGCCGTAGCCTGAGGGTCCATGTCGCGGCGTGGTCTGCTCGCCTTCTTCCTTCTGCTGGGTTCCTGTCAGCGCAGCTCCTCGGAGCCTGTGCTGGCTGCGCCCGTTCCCTGTACCGCCCAGGCCTCCGCTCCCGAGGCCCCGGCGGTGGCCGAGCCGTCCCCGCCCGTGGCCCCTCCGCCGCTCGCGGCGGGCCCGGAGGAGGACAGCCGCGCGCCGGTGGCCCCGCTCGCGGTCTGCCGCGCCGAGGGCATCTCCCCGCTGGAGGCCGCGCGGCGCTCCTATGACGAGGGCCACTTCGAGGCGGCCCTGTCCTGTGCGGCCCAGGCGGCCGCGCTGGAGCCCGACCTGGCCGAGGCCCATGCCGAGCGGGGGCTGGCGCTGTCCGAGCTGGGCCGCATCCCCGAGGCCCAGATGGCGTTCGCGCGCGCCCTGGCGCTCGAGCCCGGCTCGCGCGAGGCCCTGCTGGGGGCCGCGCACCTCTTCACGGTGCAGCTGCCCTCCACCCGGGAGCGGGACGAGCTGGGGCTGCTCTACTCCGAGCGGGGCCTGTCCCAGCCGGGCACGCCCCCGGACGTGGTGATCCAATTCGCGCTCCTGTCGGCCATGGCCTTCAATGACCTGGGACACGCGGGGGATGCGC from Stigmatella aurantiaca encodes:
- a CDS encoding DUF2934 domain-containing protein, giving the protein MARQNAKASNSPSKEPQKAAPKEALKEAPKAAATPAPEPVRSAPTEEQIARRAYEIYQARGGEHGSNEQDWYQAERELKLGRQ
- the mutY gene encoding A/G-specific adenine glycosylase, translating into MTLDVPALDAGRLAAIRAPLLAWYDRQKRDLPWRRTKEPYAIWLSEVMLQQTQVSTVIPYWERFLARFPSVQALAAAPLEDVLAAWKGLGYYSRARNLHRAAQEVTAQFGGRFPSTAKALLTLPGFGRYTAGAVASIAFGEEAPLVDGNVARVLSRLFVVEGLPGDRAREARLWALAGALVKGERPGDFNQALMEHGATVCRPERPLCLLCPVREACLAYQTGRTAELPPAKVRATPKLLTLALAVWPHGDTLLFARRAEKGLFGGLWELPAVEVAPGAPEAEAATRLSEALEVPLTAQGVLGTVKRQLTHRALTLHLLRVTGPQRPSRAAAFHELRWCTPAQASELGMSTAMQRALDAALAKGVLPDVAR
- a CDS encoding ATP-binding protein — encoded protein: MKLTRLKVHQYRAVPPGTELVFGPSLNLFVGQNGTGRTALLELISAVLISDFSALLHEEFSLEYGLTMPGLALDIVARNAAGGAPADPAALVLRQAPRASRALEPLLEATLRLDAPACSLRMRATASGLFCEVDGQSAYARTMDWSPLDRSVWTLLFMTAQYLERELKDRLKEFLRRTFLLAPWRFDESLGTFTRIGDSRFALEMRNDEVFPLGLMALPTWMPGWLRHHVERGPLADALEFRHDELAQSFLAKFVALAGFTSGLLRVEVLDKRTYENGGRVGFGQFTFLFTRPDGTSLSQEALGYGQKRLLSFLYYLDVHEDFVIADELPSGLHPRWAEACLRELGPRQSFLTSQNPLLPEHVSFRSAEDVHTSLVACRPGLRWENPPRELAGRLFAAYQQGTRPVGELLRAHGLW
- a CDS encoding RecB family exonuclease, with product MRRPPLSNDFSWSKSRHEKFNECLRLYYFHYYRSWGGWEADAPQDIRELYVLKKLSNRYTWAGSVVHESLKDALLDWRAGRPVEPQAVEARTHRLMQDDFRHSSKKAYWTQKYRKPFTGLVEHEYAEAIPSETWKQNWETVRAALAWFFASRWPILARALKPAQWLEVDAGADFSSFSLEGVKVFAIPDFAYVDEDGRPVVVDWKTGKVREGYDDQVLGYALYLSQRYKFPVEKVRASLVYLNEGLEQEVQVDPSAVDAFKERFLQSVAGMRALLKEPAHNTPREAEAFPMTENLAVCVRCAFRRACQREDLAAAPPRVA
- a CDS encoding tRNA threonylcarbamoyladenosine dehydratase; this encodes MSTQPTVTPAPAPSPALPSEAPASPLARPFKLSRRFDRTGRLLGDPAMERLAAARVVVLGVGGVGSYAVEGLVRSGIGHLTLVDHDDVCVTNTNRQLHATVKGVGKSKAELMVQRCRDINPDVQVEAVRDFYRAETAEQMLPPGRYDFVVDAIDNVKAKLHLLHRCVTLGIPVVSSMGAAGRLDPTAIRVEDLCETHMDPFAKDIRKLLKRKHGVETDRHTGITAVYSIEVRRQPVALRYDDATDGFLCVCPQDNDFHTCDHRTQIDGSAVFVTSAFGMNAAGVVVRRLASAR
- a CDS encoding TatD family hydrolase is translated as MIDTHCHLDASRFEPDRSEVLTRAWAAGLQGIVIPAVGPDTWEPLLELPRQEPRIQVGLGIHPQLLPELPAHQDAEHLERLDALLARGGAVAVGECGLDGPSLPGAPMERQLAVLRGHMALARKHGLPVLMHCHRAHPALIAFLKEEPFPEAGVLMHSYSGGAELARFYIQKGCHFSFAGPVTWAEARKPLDALRVIPPERLVAETDSPDQAPTPHRGQRSEPGYLPRIIEGMARVLGEPAEVLAERTALNARKLFREAFPPASR
- a CDS encoding TolB family protein, whose translation is MMKRARMSLLCSALLVALTGCGDECKEPSDCTDDKGSPAEGKRWVCESNECVERDETGPAPGPGDGGTDGGPTDGGPTDGGDPTDGGDPGPGDGGTPDGGGMTVGKGGACTTSMECMAGLRCEGTAGAQTCQALHVAVTSAGTAVTTQVTAVRHDDTTTAPAVLSEAAAEPSRYPRWNANGSAVAFVEGAEGVGTSRLVSRALPLTAGQTTVLTEGTAVGTEDFPQLEWWPSTSLVWTKRAGASSSGLWTVPGAGGTATELTGNGVFPSWARNGTSLAYSTRADGLLTLAAAGQLGVQITGGAGGEQPLYNQANDWVLYSKENGMDAALGPLYEIFTISPTGGTIHPIANKTSEPTSGGSVDSFIANPTWAPDGTWVAYVRTYFSKPSDGSASALCGSAAATQCPGRDANVVFLQKINPETGAADGTAVQLVTGGTLPSFSPDGRFIAYVRARRLQIQQLNPADGTAVGAVVSHTLGTDVQTNRGDDNRPRWQPR
- a CDS encoding DHH family phosphoesterase; this encodes MNVQVLFHDHCFDGAASAAVFTRFYREKVRADATFTYQGLAHKPGAEGIDPAVFTGAENVIVDFRYSQDARLTWWFDHHVSAFQQPGDEAHFQADTSGRKFHDAHRKSCTKYLADVARERFGWDASPLADLIHWAELIDGAQFPSPQMAVALEEPALRIMTVLESAKSPDLIPEVIRRMQHESLADIAASPLIAEPLAPLLERHMLNMEQVRAKARYEQGVVFFDLADEGVDSLNKFIAYALYPEARYTLWVGQGPKRAKVSLGSNPWKPELRRHDLAAIASRYGGGGHPVVAAVSFKPGELDKARSAYREILAELSA
- a CDS encoding Maf family protein, translating into MRPLILASTSSARRALMDGLGLPYVAEAPGVDEDVAPTLSAREAVQELAARKARAVQARHPEAWILGADQLVEVEGEVLSKPPDVGAARKQLGKLLGRTHDICTGVCLLGPGGHLAQNLEVSRLTFYPATPEELERYLGLGEWQGCAGSYRIEGAGQALLSHLDGDRTNVQGLPMLTVVRMLRTAGFTFFETAR